One segment of Marvinbryantia formatexigens DSM 14469 DNA contains the following:
- a CDS encoding TetR/AcrR family transcriptional regulator, whose protein sequence is MKDTTDKTINRAQKCFIDALLALMVEKPYGEITVSALSERAQYDRRTFYRYFKSRDDILCLYYAGLLHEMAELTSQKGALTPRSFCLAYFEFWQKHTDFLTLLDKHRLLHFLGERQELMIYHHVGHRVQDNLPDTLSETVEFGQYAFYFTQGGLWSALIYWVHTGMKQSPAVLTEHILDTFSEMAKLI, encoded by the coding sequence ATGAAAGATACGACAGATAAAACTATAAACCGGGCGCAGAAATGCTTTATTGACGCGCTGCTCGCCCTGATGGTGGAAAAGCCCTACGGGGAGATTACCGTCTCCGCGCTTTCAGAGCGGGCGCAGTATGACCGGCGCACCTTCTACCGGTATTTTAAATCCAGGGACGATATCCTCTGCCTGTATTACGCGGGGCTGCTGCATGAAATGGCGGAGCTGACCAGCCAGAAGGGCGCGCTCACGCCCCGCTCCTTCTGTCTGGCTTATTTTGAATTCTGGCAGAAGCATACGGATTTTCTTACACTGCTGGATAAGCACCGCCTTCTTCATTTTCTCGGAGAGCGGCAGGAGCTGATGATTTATCACCATGTCGGGCACCGGGTGCAGGATAATCTCCCGGACACCCTCTCGGAAACTGTGGAATTTGGTCAGTACGCCTTTTATTTCACGCAGGGCGGTCTGTGGTCCGCTCTCATTTACTGGGTACACACCGGAATGAAGCAGAGCCCGGCTGTCCTGACAGAGCATATCCTGGATACCTTTTCGGAAATGGCGAAGCTAATCTGA
- the queA gene encoding tRNA preQ1(34) S-adenosylmethionine ribosyltransferase-isomerase QueA has translation MKTSDFYFDLPQELIAQDPLEDRSSSRLLVLDRRTGQMEHHIFKEIVHYLNPGDCLVINDTKVIPARLFGSKVGTDAKIEILLLKRREGDVWETLVKPGKKAKPGTQISFGDGILMGEVLEVAEDGNRLIRFTYEGIFEEILDRLGQMPLPPYITHQLKDKNRYQTVYAKHDGSAAAPTAGLHFTPELLQEIRDKGVNIAHVTLHVGLGTFRPVKVEEVTQHHMHSEFYMVEEEQAELINRTKANGGKIICVGTTSCRTIESAADENGILHAGSGWTDIFIYPGYRFKILDELITNFHLPESTLLMLVSALAGKENIEKAYAEAVKERYRFFSFGDAMLIK, from the coding sequence ATGAAAACATCTGATTTTTATTTTGATCTGCCGCAGGAGCTGATCGCGCAGGACCCGCTGGAGGATCGTTCCTCCTCACGGCTTCTGGTGCTTGATCGCAGAACCGGGCAGATGGAGCATCATATTTTTAAGGAAATCGTACATTATCTGAATCCGGGCGACTGCCTGGTAATCAACGATACAAAGGTGATTCCGGCGCGTCTGTTTGGCAGTAAGGTGGGAACGGACGCGAAGATTGAGATCCTGCTGCTGAAGCGGCGCGAGGGAGACGTCTGGGAGACGCTGGTAAAGCCGGGTAAAAAGGCGAAGCCGGGCACGCAGATTTCGTTTGGCGATGGAATTCTCATGGGAGAGGTGCTGGAGGTCGCTGAGGATGGAAACCGGCTGATTCGTTTTACGTATGAGGGTATTTTCGAAGAAATCCTCGACCGGCTCGGACAGATGCCGCTGCCGCCGTACATCACCCACCAGTTAAAGGATAAAAACCGTTATCAGACAGTCTATGCGAAGCACGACGGCTCTGCGGCGGCTCCGACAGCCGGACTGCATTTTACACCGGAGCTTCTGCAGGAGATACGCGATAAGGGCGTCAATATCGCGCATGTGACGCTGCATGTGGGGCTTGGCACCTTCCGTCCGGTGAAGGTGGAGGAAGTTACGCAGCATCATATGCACTCCGAGTTTTATATGGTGGAAGAGGAGCAGGCAGAATTGATCAACCGTACAAAAGCGAACGGTGGAAAAATCATCTGCGTGGGAACGACAAGCTGCCGGACCATTGAATCTGCAGCGGATGAAAACGGTATTCTTCATGCGGGCAGCGGCTGGACGGACATTTTCATTTATCCGGGTTACCGCTTTAAAATTCTGGATGAACTGATCACCAATTTCCATCTGCCGGAATCCACCCTCTTGATGCTGGTATCGGCGCTTGCCGGAAAAGAAAACATCGAGAAGGCATATGCGGAGGCAGTGAAGGAGCGGTACAGATTCTTCAGTTTTGGCGATGCTATGCTGATTAAGTGA
- a CDS encoding histidine phosphatase family protein, producing MYIIRHGETSWNRERRLQGRSDIPLNENGRALARATAAGMKDIPFDLAFTSPLQRARETAQLVLAGRDVPLIADERLIEISFGVCEGMHWTEEDSAEGGERISNFFNHPERYVPAEGGETLRQLAERTADFMRDVCSRPELAEKTILVSTHGAASRGLLNSLRTCDTDDFWGSGVAPNCGVAIVERKEDGTLALLKEKLIYY from the coding sequence ATGTATATTATACGCCACGGGGAGACGTCCTGGAACCGGGAACGCCGCCTGCAGGGCAGAAGCGATATTCCGTTAAATGAAAATGGACGTGCGCTCGCGCGGGCGACGGCGGCGGGAATGAAGGATATTCCGTTTGACCTGGCGTTTACCAGTCCGCTGCAGCGTGCCAGGGAGACGGCGCAGCTTGTGCTGGCGGGCAGGGATGTTCCGCTGATAGCAGATGAGCGGCTGATAGAAATCAGCTTCGGTGTCTGCGAGGGTATGCACTGGACAGAGGAGGATTCGGCGGAGGGCGGCGAACGCATTTCCAATTTCTTCAATCACCCGGAGCGCTATGTGCCCGCGGAGGGCGGCGAGACACTCAGGCAGCTTGCAGAGCGGACTGCGGATTTTATGCGGGATGTCTGCAGCCGACCGGAGCTGGCAGAGAAGACCATTCTGGTTTCCACGCACGGCGCGGCGTCGCGGGGGCTGCTGAACAGTCTGCGCACCTGCGATACAGATGATTTCTGGGGAAGCGGCGTTGCGCCCAACTGCGGAGTGGCGATTGTGGAGCGCAAAGAGGACGGTACGCTGGCGCTGCTTAAAGAGAAACTGATTTACTACTGA
- the pheS gene encoding phenylalanine--tRNA ligase subunit alpha — MKEKLQAIREEAMKQIRQSDALDKLNDVRVAFLGKKGELTAVLKSMKDVAPEERPMVGQMVNETRAAIENVLEETKQKLEAAAREAQLKAEVIDVTLPAKKNNVGHRHPNTIALEEVERIFIGMGYEVIEGPEVEYDLYNFEKLNIPANHPAKDEQDTFYINKDIVLRTQTSPVQARRMEQGNLPIRMISPGRVFRSDEVDATHSPSFHQIEGLVVDKNITFADLKGTLEEFARELFGPETKTKFRPHHFPFTEPSAEVDVSCFKCGGKGCRFCKGSGWIEILGCGMVHPHVLEMCDIDPEEYTGFAFGVGLERIALLKYEIDDMRLLYENDIRFLKQF, encoded by the coding sequence ATGAAAGAAAAATTGCAGGCTATCAGAGAAGAAGCCATGAAACAAATCCGGCAGTCTGACGCGCTGGACAAGCTGAACGATGTGCGTGTGGCGTTTCTTGGCAAGAAAGGAGAGCTGACGGCTGTTTTAAAAAGCATGAAGGACGTTGCTCCGGAGGAGCGTCCGATGGTCGGTCAGATGGTCAATGAGACAAGAGCCGCTATCGAGAACGTTCTGGAGGAAACAAAGCAGAAGCTGGAGGCGGCCGCAAGAGAGGCGCAGCTTAAAGCGGAGGTAATCGACGTCACACTCCCGGCGAAGAAAAACAACGTCGGGCACCGTCATCCGAACACGATTGCCCTGGAGGAAGTGGAGCGCATCTTCATCGGCATGGGCTATGAGGTAATCGAGGGTCCGGAGGTGGAATACGACCTTTACAACTTTGAAAAGCTGAACATTCCGGCAAATCATCCGGCAAAGGATGAACAGGATACTTTTTACATCAATAAAGACATTGTACTGCGCACACAGACCTCCCCGGTGCAGGCGCGCCGCATGGAGCAGGGAAATCTGCCCATCCGCATGATTTCTCCGGGACGCGTGTTCCGCTCCGACGAGGTGGACGCGACGCATTCGCCGTCCTTCCATCAGATTGAGGGGCTTGTCGTTGACAAAAATATCACCTTTGCCGATCTGAAGGGTACGCTGGAGGAATTTGCCAGAGAGCTGTTCGGACCGGAGACAAAGACGAAATTCCGTCCGCATCACTTCCCGTTCACAGAGCCGAGCGCCGAGGTGGATGTAAGCTGCTTTAAGTGCGGCGGAAAGGGCTGCCGTTTCTGCAAGGGTTCCGGCTGGATTGAAATCCTCGGCTGCGGCATGGTTCATCCGCATGTACTGGAAATGTGCGATATCGACCCGGAGGAATATACCGGTTTTGCGTTCGGCGTCGGTCTGGAGCGTATCGCACTGCTGAAATACGAAATTGACGACATGCGTCTGTTATACGAAAATGACATTCGCTTCTTAAAGCAGTTTTAG
- the pheT gene encoding phenylalanine--tRNA ligase subunit beta: MNTSLSWIKAYVPELECTAQEYTDAMTLSGTKVEGFEKLDRDLEKIVIGQILSIEKHPDADKLIVCQVDVGTETVQIVTGAPNVKEGDKVPVVLDGGRVAGNHDGKMTEGGIAIKKGKLRGVESCGMMCSIEELGSTREMYPDAPEYGIYIFPEDAKVGESAVKALGLDDVIFEYEITSNRVDCYSVLGIAREAAATFNKPFVPPVVKATGNNEDANDYVKVTVKDTDLCPRYCARVVKNIKIAPSPLWLQRRLAVNGIRPINNVVDITNYVMEEYGQPMHAYDYDTLAGHEIVVRRAEKGEKFVTLDGQERTMDDSVLMICDGEKAVGIAGIMGGENSMITDDVKTMMFEAACFDGTNIRLSAKKIGLRTDASGKFEKGLDPNNAQAAIDRACQLMEELGAGEVVGGMVDVYPEKRGSVRVPFEPEKINALLGTDISAEEMLGYFKRVDLEYDEAAKEVVVPSWRQDVLRTADLAEEVARFYGYDNIPVTLPKGEATTGKLPFYLRVEQVARDIAEYCGFSQGYCYSFESPKVFDKLLLPADDKLRQAVPISNPLGEDFSIMRTLPLNGMLTSLAFNYNHRNKNVRLYELGNIYLPKQLPLTELPKERMQLTLGMYGDGDFYTMKGVVEELFEKTGLRDTVTYDPKSGRPYLHPGRQADIIYKGELLGYIGELHPAAADNYGIGERAYIAVLDMPAVEKFATFDRKFEGIARFPAVTRDISMVVPKSVLAGDIEAMIAQRGGKYLESYRLFDIYEGAQIEEGYKSMAYSIVFRAKDKTLEEADVAAAMKKILHGLESMGIVLRQ, encoded by the coding sequence ATGAATACTTCATTATCATGGATTAAGGCATATGTTCCGGAGCTGGAATGCACAGCCCAGGAATACACAGACGCAATGACACTGTCCGGCACGAAGGTGGAGGGATTTGAAAAGCTCGACCGGGATCTGGAGAAGATTGTCATCGGACAGATTCTCTCTATAGAAAAGCATCCGGATGCGGATAAGCTTATCGTCTGCCAGGTGGATGTCGGGACGGAGACGGTGCAGATTGTCACCGGCGCCCCGAATGTAAAGGAAGGCGATAAGGTTCCGGTCGTTCTGGACGGCGGCCGTGTTGCCGGCAATCACGACGGAAAAATGACGGAAGGCGGCATTGCGATAAAGAAGGGAAAGCTGCGCGGTGTGGAATCCTGCGGCATGATGTGCTCCATTGAAGAGCTTGGTTCTACCAGGGAAATGTATCCGGATGCGCCGGAGTACGGCATTTATATCTTTCCGGAGGACGCAAAGGTCGGGGAGAGCGCGGTGAAGGCGCTCGGCCTGGACGACGTGATTTTCGAATATGAGATTACCTCAAACCGTGTGGACTGCTACAGCGTGCTCGGTATCGCGCGCGAGGCGGCGGCAACATTTAACAAACCGTTTGTGCCGCCGGTGGTAAAGGCGACCGGAAACAATGAGGACGCAAACGATTACGTGAAGGTAACGGTGAAAGACACGGATCTGTGCCCGCGCTACTGCGCAAGAGTAGTGAAAAATATCAAAATCGCCCCGTCACCGCTCTGGCTGCAGCGCCGTCTGGCGGTGAACGGTATCCGCCCGATCAACAACGTGGTCGACATCACAAACTATGTGATGGAGGAATACGGGCAGCCGATGCACGCTTACGATTATGACACGCTTGCGGGACATGAAATCGTGGTGCGCCGCGCGGAAAAAGGGGAAAAGTTTGTAACGCTGGACGGGCAGGAGCGCACGATGGACGATTCTGTGCTGATGATCTGCGACGGCGAGAAGGCGGTCGGCATCGCCGGTATCATGGGCGGAGAAAACTCCATGATTACGGACGACGTAAAAACGATGATGTTTGAGGCAGCCTGCTTCGACGGCACCAATATCCGTCTTTCCGCAAAGAAAATCGGTCTGCGCACCGATGCGTCCGGAAAATTTGAGAAGGGGCTGGACCCGAACAATGCCCAGGCGGCAATCGACCGCGCCTGCCAGCTTATGGAAGAGCTGGGAGCCGGTGAGGTAGTTGGCGGTATGGTGGACGTGTACCCGGAAAAGAGAGGCTCCGTGCGGGTTCCGTTTGAGCCGGAGAAGATAAATGCGCTTCTGGGAACCGATATTTCCGCAGAGGAAATGCTGGGCTATTTTAAGCGCGTTGATCTGGAATACGATGAGGCGGCAAAGGAAGTCGTTGTGCCGAGCTGGCGTCAGGATGTGCTGCGCACGGCGGACCTTGCGGAGGAAGTGGCAAGATTTTACGGATACGACAATATACCGGTCACCCTGCCGAAGGGAGAGGCGACCACCGGAAAGCTGCCGTTCTATCTGCGCGTGGAGCAGGTAGCGCGCGATATCGCGGAATACTGCGGATTCTCCCAGGGATACTGCTATTCCTTCGAGAGCCCGAAGGTGTTCGATAAGCTGCTGCTTCCGGCGGATGATAAGCTGCGCCAGGCGGTGCCGATTTCCAACCCGCTGGGTGAGGATTTCAGCATTATGCGCACGCTGCCGCTGAACGGTATGCTGACCTCGCTGGCGTTCAACTACAATCACAGAAATAAAAATGTGCGTCTCTATGAGCTGGGCAATATCTATCTGCCGAAGCAGCTTCCGCTGACAGAGCTTCCTAAGGAGCGGATGCAGCTTACGCTTGGCATGTACGGGGATGGCGATTTCTATACGATGAAGGGCGTCGTGGAGGAGCTCTTTGAGAAAACGGGACTGCGCGATACGGTTACGTATGACCCGAAATCCGGCAGACCCTACCTGCATCCGGGACGCCAGGCAGATATTATCTATAAAGGAGAACTGCTCGGCTACATCGGCGAGCTGCACCCGGCGGCTGCAGATAATTACGGAATCGGCGAGCGCGCTTATATCGCGGTGCTTGATATGCCGGCGGTGGAGAAATTTGCTACCTTCGACCGCAAGTTTGAGGGTATTGCCAGATTCCCGGCAGTTACCCGCGATATCAGTATGGTTGTTCCGAAGAGCGTGCTGGCGGGCGACATTGAGGCGATGATTGCACAGCGCGGCGGAAAGTATCTGGAGAGCTACCGTCTGTTCGATATCTACGAGGGCGCCCAGATCGAGGAGGGCTATAAGTCGATGGCTTACTCTATTGTGTTCCGGGCAAAAGATAAGACGCTGGAGGAAGCGGACGTCGCGGCGGCAATGAAGAAGATTCTGCACGGTCTGGAATCAATGGGTATCGTGCTGAGACAGTAA